In the genome of Streptomyces violaceoruber, the window CCGAAACCGCCGGCGATCACGATCTTCAGCACGGTCGGCGCACCGGCCCGCGGGTACGGCGAACTCCGCGGCACGGCGGTCGGGTCATCCGGCCTGGGGATAGGCGACGGCATCAGGCCACTTCCTCTTCAGGCCGGCGGTAACGGCTGCCAGCAGTTGGGTAGACGGACCGGATCCTGCGCCGGTATCGGCATAGGACTGGGGCAGGGGGACGACGAGGGCGTCGGCGTCCAGGAGGTCTGAGACGAGCACTTTGACGGCGCTGACGGGCCGGCCAAGGCGTCCCGCCAGCTCGACCACCGACCGTCGGCGCTCCCGGCACAGGGCGAGGATTTCCTCGCACTCCTCGGCCTGCGCCGGGCCTGGCCTTCCCTGCCCGGCCTCCAGCACGGTTTCCAGAGCGAGCAGGTGCCGCGGCCTGGTACGCCCGCGCACCACGGTGTACGTCCGCACGAACGCCGACTCCTCGGCCGCGCGGCCGTACGTGGTCACCGGACCTCTCCGCCCGTGCCGACGCGGACGGGGATCACCATGTACGGGGCGAACTTCGCAACGAGCCGGCCCATCTCGAAGCCGACGGTGCCCACGTCGGCGTCCCTGGTGGCGATGACGGCGAGGATCGTGTCCACCTCACCGCGTTCGTTACCGGGGTGGTTGTCGAAGGCCGCGCTGCACCCGGCGCTCTGTACGAAGAACAGGCAGTCGTCTCGCTCGATGATGACCTGCCGGGCCGGCCTCTTCTTGTGGCTCGGGCCGGTGATGTTCGCCGCGAGGGAGGCAACGCCGCTGAAGGCGGCCGACAGTTCGTCCGCCCAGTCCTTGTCGACGTCGCTGTCCAGCAGCCGCAGTCCGTCGCGCGAGAGCAGGACGGCGTGCGTGACGCCCTGCGTCTCGGAGGCGTACTGACGCAGCAGCCAGACCATGCTGTCCCGCTGTCCGCTTGGCGTCGTCGCAGATGCAGCGTTGCCGTCGGTCACGTTGTTCATCGCGGGGTGGGTGCTCATGAGGATCGCTCCAGAAGGGGGAAGGGCCAGTGGGTGTACCGGCCACCGGGAACGCGGAAGGACGGGTCAGGGGGTGGGGTGTTCTGTCGAGGCGGGAGAAGGACTGGCGCTGCCGCCGGCCTGGAGGCCGTTGCGGAAGGCGGCTGCGAGCCCGGGCGTCGCCGCGGACACGGGGGCTTGCTCACGCTCCTGTGGTGGACGGAAAGATCCCGTCCGGCGTGTGCGTGTCGGCAGAGCGGGCGCGTCAGTCGACTGACTTGCCTCCGCGGTCGGTGACTCAGCGACGCCACGGCGTGCGGCCTGTGCTGCCTCCGGGACGGCGGGAGTCGCGGCCACCTGCTGCGGCTGCCGCCCGGAGCCGCGAGCTTCCTCGGGCGGCGGCGGGCCCGCATCCTCGACCGATGGAATTGCTACCAGGAGCCGTGCCGGTATGACGACCAGGGCGGTGGTGCCTCCCGTCGTATTCTCCTGCAGGAGGACGGTCATCCCGTGTGACTGGGCGATCTTCGCGGCGACCAGCAGGCCGAGCTGCCCGGCCCGGACTTGGCCGCTGACGTCGACCTCGTCCGGGGCTTTGAGCAGGTGGTTCATCTGTGCCCGTGTCTGCGGGTGCATGGGGATGGCGCGGTCCTCGACCTCGATGGCCAGCCCGTGTGGCACCCGCTGTGCGCGCACCATCACCCGCGTCTCTGGATCGGAGCACTCGCAGGCGTTCTCGATCAGCTCGGCCAGCAGGTGCGTCAGGTCCGGCCCCACATGGCCGGGCAACCCCAGCTCGGCGCCCACGGATCCGGCCGCGACGGCCACCCGCGGATACTGCACGACCTCGGAGACAGCGCCACGCAGGGCCGTTGTGACGGGAACGGGCCGGCGCACGCTGCGCAGGGACTGTCCGCCCAGGACCGCCGTGCTCTCGACCTGGCGGCGCATCCGCGTCACGAGGTGATCGATCTCGAAGATCTTGGCCAGCAGCTCCGGGTCGTCGGTCAGCATCTCCAACTGGCTCAGTGCCTGGAGTGCCTTGCTGACCAGGGCGTGCTCGCGCATGGCCAGGCGGCGAAGCACTTCCAGGAGGACCACGGACTGGGACTCGTCGTGCACGCGGATCAGCGACATGATGGCTTGCGCCTGGAGGGCACTCAGCGCGTTGTCGATCCCGGCGTTCGGGGTGGACGACTGCGCGGTGTGCGGGTCCGGCAAGGCTGGACGTTTTCCGCGGCACAGCTCGTCCGCCGACCACTGCACCGACTTCTCAACGGCTGCCGCTGCCCCTGTGACCGCTGTCAGCGCTGCTGCCTGGGACTCCGCCACTGCCGACTGCACGGCGCTGGCGACGGTGCGTGTTCCGTGTGCCGCCACCGCGACGACCCCCGCTAGTCCGCAGACCAGGCCGGCCAGGACCCAGCCGGGGCCTACGACGGACCCCGACCGGAGAGCGAAGGCGGCGAGCAGCAGCGCGGCTAGGAGTGCCAGGGGCAGTGCCACGGCGCGACGGGCGAGGTGCAGCGTGGTCGCGTCGACCGGGGGCCGCCGTCTGCGGTGGCCGGTAGCGGCCGGCCGTGCCGGGAAGGCGCTGTCAGGCATGGGAATCCTCGTCAGGGGGTGGGGTGGCTAGGCGTGCTGCGGCGTCAGGTCGGCGGTGGACTGGCGCGTGCTGCGGGAGGTTGAGCGGGGTGCGGGAAGCGCGAGCGCGGCGTGGCGGGGGGAGGACTGCGTCGCCATCTGCTGAAGGAGCAGGGCGCTTTGGATCAGGCCCATGTGGCTGAACGCCTGCGGGAAGTTGCCGAGCTGTCGCTGCTGGACGGGGTCGTACTCCTCCGCCAGGAGCCCGAGGTCGTTGCGCAGAGCCAGGAGGCGTTCGAACAGGGCGCGCGCCTCGTCAAGGCGGCCGGTCAGGGCGAGGCCGTCGATGAGCCAGAAGTTGCACAGGAAGAAGGCGCCCTCGTCGCCGGTCAAGCCGTCCACCCCGACGTCCTCACCGCAGGTCGGGTACCGGTACACGAGCCCGTCGTCCGTGGAGAGTTCACGACGGACCGCATCCACGGTGCCGATGACGCGCGGGTCATCGGGCGACAGGAAGCCGGTGCGGGGGATGAGCAGGGTGGCGGCGTCCAGTTCCTGCGAGCCGTAGGATTGGGTGAAGGTGTTGCGTACCGGGTCGAAGCCCTTGTCACAGACCTCCCGGTGGATCGCCGCTCGCAGCTCGACCAGCGGGGTCACGTCGATGTTGAGGGCGCCGGCTTCGGTCAGGCGGATGGTGCGGTCGACCGCCACCCAGACCATCACCTTGGAATGGACGAAGTGTCGGCGTGCGCCGCGGATCTCCCAGATGCCCTCGTCGGGCTCCCGCCAGCGTTGGACCAGGTGCTCGATGAGTCGCTGGTGCAGGACCGCGGTGTCGGCGCAGTGGGCGACTCCGCTCTGGTGCGCGAGGTACAGGGTGTCGATGACCTCGCCGTACACGTCCAGCTGCAGCTGGTCCGCAGCCCCGTTCCCGACCCGTACCGGAGCCGATCCCTCGTACCCGGGAAGCCAGGGAAGCTCCCGCTCCCGCAGGTCACGCTCCCCGGTGATCCCGTACATGATCTGCAGGTTCTCCGGGTCCCCGGCCACGGCCCGCAGGAGCCATCGCCGCCATGCCTGTGCCTCCTGCCGGTATCCGGTTCCCAACAGCGCGGCAAGCGTCGTGGCGGCGTCGCGCAGCCAGGTGAAGCGGTAGTCCCAGTTCCGGTCGCCTCCGATCTCCTCGGGCAGCGACGTGGTCGGTGCCGCGACGATCCCGCCGCTCGCCCCGTACGTCATCGCCTTCAACGTGATCAAGGAACGGACCACGGCCTCGCGGTAGGGCCCGTCGTAGGTGCACGCCTGTGTCCAGTCCTGCCAGAAGGCGAGCGTCTCAGCGAGCACGGTCTCCGGATCAAGAACGTCGGGCGCGGCGGCGTGGGACGGGCCCCAGCTGAGCACGAACGCCACGCTCTGCCCGGCCCCGATGACGAAGGCGCCGACGACCACGCCGTCCTTCTCCACCTGCGGAACGCAGGTGTCGAGCCATAGAGCGTCCGCGCCGGCCTCCGCGACCATGCGCCCACCGACCTCGTGAATCCACGGGCTGACGCTGCCGTATCCCGGCCGAGGACGCATGGCCGAGACCATCTCCACCTCGCCGGTCAGGCCCTCGACGATCCGGACCACCTGCGGGGTGCCGTCGCGCGGCGGCATGAAGTCCAGGACACGGACCGAACCCGCCGGGGTGCGCCACACCGATTCGAGGACGAGCGAATCACCGCGGTACTGGCGCTCAGCGACCTTCTCTGAGCCGCTCCGGCCTGCGGACGAGGCCGGTGCGATCTGCCAGGAGCCGTGCTCCTGCGTACCCAGGAGCCCGGCGAAGACAGCTGGCGAGTCGAAGCGGGGCAGGCACAGCCAGTCGATCGAACCGTCATCGCAGACGTGGGCGCTGGTCTGCGTGTCGCCGATCAGGCCGTACTGCTCGATGCGCGGAAGGCGTTTCATCGTGTAGATCTCCGTTGAGCCCCGCGAACGGGGTGGGCTTCAGAGCCGTCAGGGGCGGCCGGTGAACTGTCGGTGAGGCGGGGCATTGCCGAGGCGGTGACTCGATCTGCGCAGGTGAGGTCTCCTCGCCGACTTGCGGGGACTGATGGCGCGGTCACCGCGGAGAACCAGCCACGCTGTAGGACCGAGGATCAGGGCAATCAGAACCGCTCCGGTCACGGTCATGCCCGCGGTACGGAGGCAGCTAGGACGAGGCAGGCGAGTGCAAGGGCGAAGACCGCGCCACGCAGGATGTTGATTCGAGGCGTCCACCGACGCCGTCCTTGCTGCTGCTTCGCACGGCCGCTGCCGCAGGTCTCCACTGTTGCGGCGAGCTCCTGGGTCGCCTTGGCGAGTTGGACCAGGTACACCCTGCTGGGCACATAGCCGTCGGGGGCCCCCGCCGAGCCGAGTTGCTGGGCGTGGCGCAGAACCGGTGTCTCCTTCGGCACCATGACGCCGAGTCGGTTGATGTGACCCCGCAGACGCCTTGCGAGGTCTTCCACGTCAGCAGCGGTCTCCGGCAGCGGTGATTCCTCGTCCAGCACGAGCGCCACCGTCTCCGCCGTGGCCACCGCTTGATCGGTCGCCCGGACCGGCTCGTCGGTGACGCGAACCTTCCTGCTGGGCGCGACGCGCTGACCGTCCGCCTGCCGTGGAGCCAGCGAAAGACGCATGTCACAACTCCTGTTTGCATCAAGCCAAGTTGACTGAGGTTCACCGTGCGGCGGCGTCGGTTGTCGTGCAAAGTGAGTGATCTGGTGGCTACGTTGAGCGAACCGTGAATCGCCGCCGAGGGGTATGCCTGCGCGACTCCCGGGGCCGTCAAAGACGTCAAAGATCATTTCGGAACCGAGGGACAACCCATGGCCCGTGCGCGAAACGAAGCCCTCGTTGCACTTCTGCGTGAAGCTGGCTGGTCCCAGCCACAAGTAGCCGCAGCGGTCGCCCGGGTAGCCGCGGAGAGCGGGGTGCGTGAGCTGGAGGCGATCTCCCGCTCGCACATCGCCATGTGGGTGCAGGGCACACAACCGAGCGGCCAGGCACCTCATATCCTGCGCGAGACGCTGTCCCGTAGACTCGGCCGCCACCTCACCCTGGCCGACCTCGGGCTGGAAGGTAAAGCCACAGGCCAAACCGACAGCGGTTCCGACTGGAGCGTCGACCCTCTGACCGTGCTGGCCGAGCTGGGAAGCGACGACCTCGATATGCACCGACGTAAGCTGCTGGCGACCGCCGCATACTCGGCCGCCGGCCTCGCCTTGCCCACCGCCTCGTGGTGGGCAGCCGCCCCCGCCGCGGCGGCGAAGCGGCCGGCGGTCTGCCCGCGACCGGTGACCCAGGCCGACATCGACGATGTCCGGGGCCTGACGACTTTCTACTCCGCGCGCGACCAGCAGCGCGGCGGAGCCTCCGGTCGCTCGGCCCTGGCCGGCCACCTTCGCGACGAAGCGGTGCCTCTGCTCGGCAGCAGGTTCCGCACGGAACAGCTCCGCCGTGAGACGTACTCGGCTGTGGCGGAGATGACCTACCTCACCGGCTGGATGGCCTTCGACGCCTCCGAACACCGCACCGCCCAGCGCTACCTCACCCTCGCCGCCCGCATCGCGGCCGAAGCCGGCGACGGACCGCTCGGCGGCCACATCCTGCGCGCCCTCGCCCACCAAGCTGTGGACCTCGGACATCCGCGTAGGGCACTCGCTCTGGCTGACGCCTCCATGTCCCGCGACCGCTACGGCCAGGCGAGCCCCCGGGAGAAAGCCCTGCTCGCGATCGTCCACGCACGAGCCCTGGCGGCCGACGGTGACCGCCCCGCAACCCTCGCGGCCATCAGCCGCGCAGAGCGGGACCTCGCTCGAGCCGACAACAACGAGGCGCCGGGCCGCGTGGGCTTCTTCCAGGAAGCATCCCTTGCCCACGAGACGGCCTGTGCCCTGCGCGATCTGGGCCAGCCGCTCGACGCGGAGATCCACTTCAAGCGCAGCGTCGCCACCCGCCGCCAGCAGTACGCCCGGACCCACAGCGTGACCCTCGGCTACCTCGGTGCCGTACAGGTGCAGCAGGGCCACGTCGACGAGGCGTGCGCGACCTGGAGCCGCGCTCTGGACGCCATGACCGGAGTGCAGTCCGGACGGGCCCGGGACGTCATCGTCCGCATGCGGAGTGACCTGTCTCCCGTGCGCGGCCGCGGCGGCCGTCACATCGCGGAGCTCGACCGCCGCGCCCGGGAGACGCTGCGAGCCATAAGCTGACACCCGATCACGTCGGCGTCCTGCTGCGAGGCGTCCGGCCGTGCCGGTAGTCAGAGGGATGGAGAGGGAAGAACGGTGCCCAGCTACGAGGTCAGCTCGATCGCCACGGTCGTCGGAGGTCACACCCAGGTCTTGGACGACTACCAGGGCGGCGTCCGCTCGATCATCCGGCTCAACGACGAGTACCCGCTGGAGACCCTCCAGGGCATCGAGGAGTTTTCGCACCTCACCGTGGTTTGGCGCTTCCACCGGGCGCGCCCCGAAGACGTGCGGTTGCACGCCCGCAGCCCGCGCGGCGACGCCCGATGGCCGGCGACCGGTACCTTCGTGCACCGCAACCACCGCCGCCCCAACCAGCTCGCGATCAGCTTCCCGCACCTGCTCGACGTCGACGGCCGAGACCTTCACGTCACCGACCTCGACGCGGTCGAGGGCACCCCCGTTCTGGACCTCGCCCCGTACTTCCAGCAGATGGGCCCGCGAGGCCCGATCCGCCAGCCGGCCTGGCCCGGTGAGATGCTCGCCCCGACCTACTGGAGCGACGCCAGCGAGCGCCCGTAGGCGTGTGGAGAGCAGCGGGGCACCCTTCAGGCGGCCACTCGGCTCGTCGAGTACGCACGGCATGAAGACTCCCGGATTCACAGGAAGTCGGCAGGTTCGGAGGTTTCTCGACGACATGGGTTGTCACGCCAATTGGGAGAGGAGCCCAGCGGACTCCGGGCAACGGAAGACGGCCCACACGCCCTTACCGGTGACCCCTTGGGCGTTTTCTCGCGGCGCTGCCGTCCAGTAGTCGGCCACCGCGTCGACGAGCTTCAGACCGCGGCCACAAGTGGCATGCGGGACAGGCCGAACGGCCGCCACGGGCGCCTCGTTGGAGTTGTCAGTGACCAGAACACCCAGCGCTCTGCCCGGCTGGAGGGCCAGCGCGATACCGACGTGCTCGCTGTCGTCCGTCGGCCGGGTCCGGCCGTGCAGCACCGCGTTGGTGACCAGCTCGCTGACAGCCAGTACCACCCCGTCGGTGAAGTCCCCCGCCTCGGGGAAGCGCCAGCCGAAGAGCTGCTGCCGGACGAAGAACCGCGCGTCGCGAACCGACGCCGGCGTGCTCTCGACCTCGATTGCCGCACGCTCGATTCCCTGACCATCGGCCAGCTCAGCCAGGACCGTGTGGTACGCCGAGGACGTCATCGATCCACCTCCCTGTGGGTGACGAACGCCGCGCCTTCTCGCCGCAAGGTGCGGCGGGAGACGCGCGAACGCAGGCCCGGCGACCGGGCGTTCCACGCCACCGGTCGGCGAGCGGTTCGTCGGGCTTCTGGGAGCAGCAAGGTTCGCCCCACCGGTATCGACGAACAACAGTCACCCTTCGCCGATCAGTCACTTCTTGCTTGCAGGTGACTGATCCGGTCGCCAGGCCGTCGAATCAGTCACTGATCCCGCGGATGGGGGAGTGCCTCACCGATACGCTGCCAGGAGTAGGAGCAGGGCGAGTTGGAGGAGGGGGCCTTGGACCGCAAGCCGCACCGTCCGTCCTGTGCACAGCGGTTACGCGAGGCCGCCGCCGACCGTGGAGAGCCGGTTCAGGAAACCGCCCATCGGATCCACGCCCACTGCGGTGTGACGCTGCTCCGCGCGCATCGCCTGGCGCGGGGGATGACCCTGCAGGAGGCCGCCGACGGCCTCAACACTCTCGGAGCACGGTATGAAGCAGCACCCCGGGCGGACGGTGATCAACTGGGGCACTGGGAAAAGGGCCGGCAGCCCCGCCCGGTCACCGTGGAGTTGTTGTGCGAGTTCTACGCGAGCACGGCTCAGGACCTGGGACTGCGCGGAAGCAGCCAGCCTTTCTCGCCGGACGAGCCTCCGGCTGAGGAGAGGGCGCCGGCACGGAGACCCCAGCAGGCACTCACCCCCGCGGTCGCCCCACGACGCGCGGCGGATACGGTTCCCCTCTCCTTCGAGCAGCAGATCGATGCCGCCCGGCGGTCGGTCGACCGCACCCTTGGGGCGGGCACGGTGACGCCCACGCAGCTGGACCTGCTCGACGAGCAGTTGCTGTGGGCGCGCGAACAGTACGTCTACACGCCGCCCGCGTCGATGATCGAGATTCTGCTGGGCCACCTGTCCGAGGTCGAGGACCTGGCCGCCCACCGTCAGCCGGCCGCTGTACAGGTCCGGCTCTCCGAACTCACAGCGGTGATCGCCACGCTGATCGCCGACGCCTTGATGAAACTCGGGCACCTCCGCCGGGCGCAATCCTGGTACGCCACCGCCCGCAACGCGGCCGACGACAGCGGCAACACCGAGCTGCGCGCCCGCGTCCGCGCACAGGCCGCCATGCTCCCCTACCACTACGGCCCGATCGAGGCCGCGGTTGCCCTGTCCAGAGAGGCACGGATCCTCTGCCGCAACCGGCCCACGCCCACCGCCGCCTTCGCTTCGGCCGCCGAGGCACGGGCCTTGGCGAAGCTTGGCCACGCGGAGGGAGCGGAAGCCGCCCTTCGGCAGGCCACCGAGATCTTCGAGCGAAGCCATGCCAGAGCGGACACGGGCAACGATGCCTTCGCTTTCCCTGAGCGGCGCTTTCTCCTCTATATGAGCGGCACCCTCACCGCACTCCGGCGGACCGTCGAAGCCCGACGCGTCCAGGAGAGCGCGCTCGCTCTGTACCCGGAAAAGACCGGCATCGACCCGGCCCTCCTTCACTTCGAGGCAGCCCTCTGCCTCGCCCACGAACACAGCACCGAGGAAGCATGCCAACTGGCGGCCGCCACGTTCCTGCGGACAGATCCGGCGCATCGGACCCCTATCGTCGAGGAGCGGGCGCGGGAGGTCGTGGAAGTCCTGCCGCCGCGAGTTCGAGGCAGCCGTGTGGCGCGGGAACTGCGCGAAATTCTCGCACTTCCTCCCGGCCAGATGTGACACTCGGCCATGTGTCCGCGAGCCTGGAACGCATGAGAGAGATGGCGCCGGCCCCCGGCGGGTACGACGAGGCCGAGATGCACCGGATCCTGGAACGGGCGTGCGCTGCCGCTGGCCTCGACAGCCGCGGTTCCCGCCTCCTCCGCGGCCACACCAACGCGGTTGTCCTGCTGGAGAAGGATCAAGTCGTCGCGAAGATCGCCCGCAAGGGCTCCCGGGTCGAAGACGTGACCCGCAAGGTCGAGTTCGTCAGGCGGCTCATGGCCGCCGGCTTCCCCACCGTTCCGCTCCACCCCGTCGACCAGCCCGTCCTCGTCGACGGCCACGCGGTCACCTTCTGGACCTACCTGCCCCAGCCCGAGCAGCCCGTAGAGGCCCAGCAACTGGCGCAGCCCCTCCGTGAGCTCCACAACTTGCCCCTGCCACCGCTTTGCTTCCCCGAGCACGACAACATCGGGGCCATTCGACGCTCACTGTCCGCCATAACATGCCTGCCGCCTGACGCCATCCGATTCATGGAAGCGCAGACGGATCGCCTCGCAGCCGAGCTCCGAGACATTCGTTTCCCCCTGGCCCGAGGGCTGATCCAAGGCGACCCCCAGCACCGGAACGCCCTCCACGCCCCGGACGGCGGGGTGGTCCTGTGCGACTGGGATACGGTCGCCTACGGCCAGCCCGAATGGGACCTGGTCACGATCGAGGTGCACTGCCGCCGCTTCGGCTTTGGCCAGCACCATTACCGCCGCTTTGCCGACGCCTATGGCTGGGACGTCACCGCTTGGCCGGGCTACCCGGTACTCGCTGGACTGCGTGAACTACGCATGATCACGACCAACGCCCGAAAGATTCACCATGCTCCAGCGAGCCTTGCTGAGGTGCAAAGGCGGGTGGAAGCACTACGGAAAGGCGATCGGGCGTTCCGGTGGCACATCCTCTGACGGGGCTGCCTGAACTGCGGCGCGGCCTCCTTGCTGCCCGGTCCTCGATCGCGACCAAGAGGTCGACTGTCGGTGATAACAGTAAGAAGTGCGAATTGTTCTCGTGAGCGGCCCTGATACTCCGCTTGAGGTAGCCGATGAGGTGGTACAGCCACTGCTGCATATCCGACTCGGGCAGCCCCATGTCGGGTACGGCGTAGAACTCGCCGAGACGCATGCGAAGACGGCCGGGCGGGGTGTCGGCGTATTCACGCAGTTGTCGCTCTGCGGCGGCGATGACCCACGGTGGCTTTGCCACGTCTGCCTGAGGTAGGCGGTGAGCGCGTGGCTGGGTTCGTCCGCGGTGTCGTCAGCGGGTTGGCCAAGGTCGCCGCACGGGGCCTCGGCCCCTCCCTGCAATTCGGGCAGCCTATGCGGGCCATCAAGATGTCCCGCGCTGGCATTCGCTCATGGCAGACGAGGAAAGCTCCGAAAGGCTGGCCCTTCTTCTAGGGCTATGTCAACCTACAACACCTCGGAAGCACGGAGCCGATAAGCGGGCCACTGGGTTGCCTGATGAAGGGCCCCTCCAGTGGTACGTCGGCGCAACATAGACCACGATCGCCGGTTAGCCAAACCGGTGATCGTGACGACCATGGAGGTGTTGGCCCTCGGCTGCGCTTGGCGTCGAATCTATAGAGAGGCGGGGACAGTGCCGTAAGTCGCGAGGAGGAAAAGAGCGGCACCTGCTGTTTACTCGATAGCGGCGCAATGGGTATGAGGGGAACGGTTATTCGGTTGATGGCTGCTAATGAGATGGTAGGTGTGATCTTGGCGCAGGGTGGAAGCTACCGACTTCTGACGCCGGCTGAAGTCGCTGACTGGTTGAAAGTCAGCGAGTTGACCATTAAGAACA includes:
- a CDS encoding DUF742 domain-containing protein; translated protein: MTTYGRAAEESAFVRTYTVVRGRTRPRHLLALETVLEAGQGRPGPAQAEECEEILALCRERRRSVVELAGRLGRPVSAVKVLVSDLLDADALVVPLPQSYADTGAGSGPSTQLLAAVTAGLKRKWPDAVAYPQAG
- a CDS encoding roadblock/LC7 domain-containing protein, producing the protein MSTHPAMNNVTDGNAASATTPSGQRDSMVWLLRQYASETQGVTHAVLLSRDGLRLLDSDVDKDWADELSAAFSGVASLAANITGPSHKKRPARQVIIERDDCLFFVQSAGCSAAFDNHPGNERGEVDTILAVIATRDADVGTVGFEMGRLVAKFAPYMVIPVRVGTGGEVR
- a CDS encoding sensor histidine kinase; its protein translation is MPDSAFPARPAATGHRRRRPPVDATTLHLARRAVALPLALLAALLLAAFALRSGSVVGPGWVLAGLVCGLAGVVAVAAHGTRTVASAVQSAVAESQAAALTAVTGAAAAVEKSVQWSADELCRGKRPALPDPHTAQSSTPNAGIDNALSALQAQAIMSLIRVHDESQSVVLLEVLRRLAMREHALVSKALQALSQLEMLTDDPELLAKIFEIDHLVTRMRRQVESTAVLGGQSLRSVRRPVPVTTALRGAVSEVVQYPRVAVAAGSVGAELGLPGHVGPDLTHLLAELIENACECSDPETRVMVRAQRVPHGLAIEVEDRAIPMHPQTRAQMNHLLKAPDEVDVSGQVRAGQLGLLVAAKIAQSHGMTVLLQENTTGGTTALVVIPARLLVAIPSVEDAGPPPPEEARGSGRQPQQVAATPAVPEAAQAARRGVAESPTAEASQSTDAPALPTRTRRTGSFRPPQEREQAPVSAATPGLAAAFRNGLQAGGSASPSPASTEHPTP
- a CDS encoding glycoside hydrolase family 15 protein; the protein is MKRLPRIEQYGLIGDTQTSAHVCDDGSIDWLCLPRFDSPAVFAGLLGTQEHGSWQIAPASSAGRSGSEKVAERQYRGDSLVLESVWRTPAGSVRVLDFMPPRDGTPQVVRIVEGLTGEVEMVSAMRPRPGYGSVSPWIHEVGGRMVAEAGADALWLDTCVPQVEKDGVVVGAFVIGAGQSVAFVLSWGPSHAAAPDVLDPETVLAETLAFWQDWTQACTYDGPYREAVVRSLITLKAMTYGASGGIVAAPTTSLPEEIGGDRNWDYRFTWLRDAATTLAALLGTGYRQEAQAWRRWLLRAVAGDPENLQIMYGITGERDLRERELPWLPGYEGSAPVRVGNGAADQLQLDVYGEVIDTLYLAHQSGVAHCADTAVLHQRLIEHLVQRWREPDEGIWEIRGARRHFVHSKVMVWVAVDRTIRLTEAGALNIDVTPLVELRAAIHREVCDKGFDPVRNTFTQSYGSQELDAATLLIPRTGFLSPDDPRVIGTVDAVRRELSTDDGLVYRYPTCGEDVGVDGLTGDEGAFFLCNFWLIDGLALTGRLDEARALFERLLALRNDLGLLAEEYDPVQQRQLGNFPQAFSHMGLIQSALLLQQMATQSSPRHAALALPAPRSTSRSTRQSTADLTPQHA
- a CDS encoding DUF6415 family natural product biosynthesis protein; the encoded protein is MRLSLAPRQADGQRVAPSRKVRVTDEPVRATDQAVATAETVALVLDEESPLPETAADVEDLARRLRGHINRLGVMVPKETPVLRHAQQLGSAGAPDGYVPSRVYLVQLAKATQELAATVETCGSGRAKQQQGRRRWTPRINILRGAVFALALACLVLAASVPRA
- a CDS encoding tetratricopeptide repeat protein, encoding MARARNEALVALLREAGWSQPQVAAAVARVAAESGVRELEAISRSHIAMWVQGTQPSGQAPHILRETLSRRLGRHLTLADLGLEGKATGQTDSGSDWSVDPLTVLAELGSDDLDMHRRKLLATAAYSAAGLALPTASWWAAAPAAAAKRPAVCPRPVTQADIDDVRGLTTFYSARDQQRGGASGRSALAGHLRDEAVPLLGSRFRTEQLRRETYSAVAEMTYLTGWMAFDASEHRTAQRYLTLAARIAAEAGDGPLGGHILRALAHQAVDLGHPRRALALADASMSRDRYGQASPREKALLAIVHARALAADGDRPATLAAISRAERDLARADNNEAPGRVGFFQEASLAHETACALRDLGQPLDAEIHFKRSVATRRQQYARTHSVTLGYLGAVQVQQGHVDEACATWSRALDAMTGVQSGRARDVIVRMRSDLSPVRGRGGRHIAELDRRARETLRAIS
- a CDS encoding SAM-dependent methyltransferase is translated as MPSYEVSSIATVVGGHTQVLDDYQGGVRSIIRLNDEYPLETLQGIEEFSHLTVVWRFHRARPEDVRLHARSPRGDARWPATGTFVHRNHRRPNQLAISFPHLLDVDGRDLHVTDLDAVEGTPVLDLAPYFQQMGPRGPIRQPAWPGEMLAPTYWSDASERP
- a CDS encoding ATP-binding protein; translation: MTSSAYHTVLAELADGQGIERAAIEVESTPASVRDARFFVRQQLFGWRFPEAGDFTDGVVLAVSELVTNAVLHGRTRPTDDSEHVGIALALQPGRALGVLVTDNSNEAPVAAVRPVPHATCGRGLKLVDAVADYWTAAPRENAQGVTGKGVWAVFRCPESAGLLSQLA
- a CDS encoding XRE family transcriptional regulator, with product MDRKPHRPSCAQRLREAAADRGEPVQETAHRIHAHCGVTLLRAHRLARGMTLQEAADGLNTLGARYEAAPRADGDQLGHWEKGRQPRPVTVELLCEFYASTAQDLGLRGSSQPFSPDEPPAEERAPARRPQQALTPAVAPRRAADTVPLSFEQQIDAARRSVDRTLGAGTVTPTQLDLLDEQLLWAREQYVYTPPASMIEILLGHLSEVEDLAAHRQPAAVQVRLSELTAVIATLIADALMKLGHLRRAQSWYATARNAADDSGNTELRARVRAQAAMLPYHYGPIEAAVALSREARILCRNRPTPTAAFASAAEARALAKLGHAEGAEAALRQATEIFERSHARADTGNDAFAFPERRFLLYMSGTLTALRRTVEARRVQESALALYPEKTGIDPALLHFEAALCLAHEHSTEEACQLAAATFLRTDPAHRTPIVEERAREVVEVLPPRVRGSRVARELREILALPPGQM
- a CDS encoding phosphotransferase yields the protein MREMAPAPGGYDEAEMHRILERACAAAGLDSRGSRLLRGHTNAVVLLEKDQVVAKIARKGSRVEDVTRKVEFVRRLMAAGFPTVPLHPVDQPVLVDGHAVTFWTYLPQPEQPVEAQQLAQPLRELHNLPLPPLCFPEHDNIGAIRRSLSAITCLPPDAIRFMEAQTDRLAAELRDIRFPLARGLIQGDPQHRNALHAPDGGVVLCDWDTVAYGQPEWDLVTIEVHCRRFGFGQHHYRRFADAYGWDVTAWPGYPVLAGLRELRMITTNARKIHHAPASLAEVQRRVEALRKGDRAFRWHIL
- a CDS encoding helix-turn-helix domain-containing protein gives rise to the protein MVGVILAQGGSYRLLTPAEVADWLKVSELTIKNKYRVWGLRPQKVGRLLRFRERDVVAYLERKYG